A region of the Clostridium sp. AN503 genome:
GCTGGCAGATGAGTTGAATGAAAAGTCCGGAGGAAGATTAAAAGTTACTGTATTCCCGTCCGGGCAGCTGGGAAGTGACGAAGATGTGCTTGAGCAGGCAATTCAGGGGGCAAATGTAGCTGTTAATACGGATGCTTCCCGTATGGGGCAGTATGTAAAGGATTTCTCTATTTTGATGATGGGTTATTTTGCAGATAATTATGACGAGTGCTATAAAGTGACACAAACTGATACTTTTAAAGGATGGACGGACACCTTGTCACAGGATCACGGGATCAAGATTTTGTCCTTTACATTTTATGACGGTCCTCGCCATTTCATGACGAATAAGCCAATTAACACTCCTGATGACTTAAAAGGATTGAGAATTCGTACGATCGGTCAGGAGGTATGTACCGAGACCATACAGGCTATGGGAGCAACTCCGATCTCTATGTCCTGGGGAGAGGTTTACAATGGAATTCAGTCCAAAGCACTGGAGGGATGTGAGGCACAGAACACTTCTACTTATCCATCCAGATTGTACGAAGTAACCAAGTATCAGTCTAAGACCGCGCATTTCCAGTTGATGCAGGGATTGATTTGTGGTCAGAGCTGGTTTGACAGCCTGCCGGAAGATCTGCAGACACTGTTGGTTGAGACCGCGATTGAAGTCGGTCAGGAGACAGCAGCTGATGTTATGACTGAGGCAGACGAGGCAGAAAAAGCTATGGTTGAGGGAGGAATGACAGTAGTTGAGCCAGATGTGGCTC
Encoded here:
- a CDS encoding C4-dicarboxylate TRAP transporter substrate-binding protein; this encodes MKKRVLVASVLTVAMIAMTACSGMPGMGNAQPAATQAQSGGSDSGDTAASDDKVYELKISTSQTEQALITRNYQKLADELNEKSGGRLKVTVFPSGQLGSDEDVLEQAIQGANVAVNTDASRMGQYVKDFSILMMGYFADNYDECYKVTQTDTFKGWTDTLSQDHGIKILSFTFYDGPRHFMTNKPINTPDDLKGLRIRTIGQEVCTETIQAMGATPISMSWGEVYNGIQSKALEGCEAQNTSTYPSRLYEVTKYQSKTAHFQLMQGLICGQSWFDSLPEDLQTLLVETAIEVGQETAADVMTEADEAEKAMVEGGMTVVEPDVAPFKAAVDPVYDKLGYAELREQLYKEIGKIN